The Bacteroidota bacterium DNA window GCTGCCGGAGGCCGAAGCCCGCGCGCTTGTGTTGCCCTCTGGCGTTCGGTTTCACCTCTTGCGTCTGCTCAAGGAGGCCCTCTATAACGTGCGCCGGCATGCGCAAGCGCAGCAGGTGGAGATAGCGCTGCATCGAGTGGGGCGCGAGCTGTTTCTGTGCGTAGCCGATGACGGATTGGGCTTCGATCCCGAGGCGCTCCCCCGTCGCGGGGGGCTTCGGCATATTGAGCTGCGCGTCCGGATTTTAAAAGGAAGGTGGAATTTGCACACCGCCCCGGGTTCTGGTACTCGTATTGAGGTTTGGGTTCCTCTCCCGCGATTGCGGGATGCAGCCTGGCTCAGAGGCCTTGTTAGTTTGTATCGGTGGAAAAGCCCTCCTTGAACATCTGGGTTGTCGAGGACAACGCGGGGGTGCGCGAAGGTATACGCGCTGTGCTGGAGCTCCGGCATGCGGTGCGGACCTTCGAGACGGCGGAGGGGGCGTTGCGCATGCTGGAGCTCTTCGAGGAGCGGCCCGATGTGTTGTTGTTGGATTTGGGGCTTCCGGGTATGTCTGGGCTGGAGGCCCTGCGTTGTTTTCGGGTCC harbors:
- a CDS encoding response regulator, whose protein sequence is MNIWVVEDNAGVREGIRAVLELRHAVRTFETAEGALRMLELFEERPDVLLLDLGLPGMSGLEALRCFRV